The Campylobacter sp. CN_NE2 genome contains a region encoding:
- a CDS encoding mechanosensitive ion channel family protein, with protein sequence MKKFIISFLAIISFIFADTNSSDTNITKEEVIEAISKNSDSNESEVRDLIVEKIEKSENSDSLDNDTIRLSAVVNDIRKLNAIHKTLLAKGDTNATGEEAKNLAKSKEALFDTIPYAITKQKINKEGIVKYLEHKNSLLESIEKNKNKQGSKEYIEASFSLENMNLAEIFYGSLLKVDDLFTKGSGSKALEKELQSSILTLQTLDFSNLLLLKEKLKTDEEKLNFDNKFGELENSKQTYEEVLNYLLTNKDLLTSNAIVTRLNLNTAIDYINEKSPKIGKINVGKTILVLFIIGFFYSLRRFLANLLYFIFKPFSKNQSIDLKTQVVDILKRPLGILLIAYAISICLSIISYPAPLPVKVANALSIAYIILNAWLILVIIDGYGIILLGNLAKKSARKEIVNLMIKILYIFVVIVAILLILRRLGFNISALLASLGIGGLAIALATKDIIANFFTSIMLLFDNSFSQGDYVAINGVEGHVVEIGMRKTTIRTMDNALVSVPNANIVAQNIINWSRRKIGRHLKIVIGVEYLSPKDKIQKAISEIKDMLEDHPEIAATHDNAKNAKDHRIRHKQKMVSIDDLAGYKNLLYVVLDEFADSSINILIYCYTKTTNFGEFLEVKQDILFKIMEILEQNSLSFAFPSQSLYVEKLPKFEYDNKTENSNNKGAQNG encoded by the coding sequence ATGAAAAAGTTTATAATCAGCTTTTTAGCGATTATTAGTTTTATTTTTGCAGATACAAATTCTAGCGATACAAACATAACAAAAGAAGAAGTTATAGAAGCGATTTCAAAAAATTCAGATAGCAATGAAAGTGAAGTTAGAGATTTAATAGTTGAAAAAATTGAAAAAAGCGAGAACTCTGATTCGCTCGATAATGATACTATTAGGCTTTCAGCTGTGGTAAATGATATTAGAAAATTAAACGCTATACATAAAACTCTTCTAGCCAAAGGCGATACGAACGCTACCGGCGAAGAAGCAAAAAATTTAGCTAAAAGCAAAGAAGCACTTTTTGATACAATTCCTTATGCTATAACGAAACAAAAAATTAATAAAGAAGGTATTGTAAAATATTTAGAGCACAAAAATTCGTTATTAGAAAGTATAGAAAAAAATAAAAACAAACAAGGCTCAAAAGAGTATATTGAAGCTTCATTTTCACTTGAAAATATGAATTTAGCCGAAATATTTTATGGTTCTTTGCTAAAAGTAGATGATTTATTTACCAAAGGCTCAGGAAGCAAGGCGCTCGAAAAAGAGTTACAAAGTTCGATTTTAACGCTTCAAACGCTTGATTTTTCGAATTTATTGCTTTTAAAAGAAAAATTAAAAACAGACGAAGAAAAATTAAATTTCGATAATAAATTTGGCGAACTTGAAAACAGCAAACAAACCTATGAAGAGGTATTAAATTATCTTTTAACAAATAAGGATTTACTAACTAGCAATGCCATTGTTACAAGGCTAAATTTAAACACTGCGATTGATTATATCAATGAAAAAAGTCCAAAAATCGGTAAAATCAATGTCGGAAAAACCATTTTGGTGCTTTTTATTATCGGATTTTTCTATTCGCTTAGAAGGTTTTTAGCGAATTTGCTATATTTCATCTTTAAGCCGTTTTCAAAAAACCAAAGCATAGATTTAAAAACGCAAGTTGTTGATATTTTGAAACGACCGCTTGGAATTTTGCTGATTGCTTATGCGATAAGCATTTGTTTAAGCATTATTTCGTATCCTGCGCCGCTTCCTGTAAAAGTGGCAAATGCTTTATCGATAGCCTATATTATCTTAAATGCTTGGTTGATTTTGGTTATTATTGACGGATACGGCATTATTTTGCTTGGAAATCTTGCCAAAAAAAGTGCAAGAAAAGAAATCGTAAATTTGATGATAAAAATTTTATATATATTTGTCGTAATCGTAGCGATTTTACTAATTTTAAGACGACTTGGATTTAATATCTCTGCACTTTTGGCTTCTCTTGGAATCGGAGGTTTGGCTATCGCTCTTGCTACAAAAGATATAATCGCAAATTTCTTTACTTCGATTATGCTTTTGTTTGATAACTCATTTTCGCAAGGCGATTATGTCGCAATTAACGGTGTAGAAGGGCATGTTGTGGAAATCGGCATGCGAAAAACTACCATTAGGACAATGGATAACGCACTAGTTTCGGTGCCAAATGCAAACATTGTAGCACAAAATATTATAAATTGGAGTAGGCGAAAAATCGGCAGACATCTTAAAATCGTTATCGGTGTAGAATATTTATCGCCGAAAGATAAAATTCAAAAAGCTATTAGTGAAATAAAAGATATGCTAGAAGATCACCCTGAAATCGCCGCAACGCACGATAATGCAAAAAATGCAAAAGATCATCGCATAAGACATAAACAAAAAATGGTTTCGATTGATGATTTGGCAGGTTATAAAAATTTGCTTTATGTTGTTTTGGACGAATTTGCAGATTCGTCGATAAATATTTTGATTTATTGTTACACAAAAACGACGAATTTTGGCGAATTTTTGGAAGTAAAACAAGATATTTTATTTAAAATAATGGAAATTTTAGAGCAAAATTCGCTAAGTTTTGCATTTCCGTCACAAAGTTTATATGTTGAAAAGTTACCAAAATTTGAATATGATAACAAAACAGAAAATTCTAACAACAAAGGAGCACAAAATGGCTGA
- a CDS encoding carbonic anhydrase: MNDRIISGAVKFMEENFLEHKELFENLANHQTPHTLFVGCADSRVVPNLITSTLPGELFVVRNIANIVPPYRVSNDFVATTAAIEYALYALEIKNIIICGHSNCGGCAALYYESEKLEKIPNVKKWLNLLDPVKKEISEIKNLEISKREWITERLNIINSIKNLLTFPNLANLHEKGEIKIYGWHYIIETGELFDYDHTSGHFKILTKEKDYEKVYNQLFSDY, encoded by the coding sequence ATGAACGACAGAATCATTAGCGGTGCCGTTAAATTTATGGAAGAAAACTTTTTAGAACATAAGGAACTTTTTGAAAATTTGGCAAATCATCAAACTCCACACACGCTTTTTGTGGGCTGTGCCGATTCTAGGGTTGTGCCAAATTTGATAACTTCCACGCTACCGGGAGAGCTTTTTGTCGTGCGAAATATCGCAAATATCGTTCCGCCGTATCGTGTGAGTAATGACTTTGTCGCTACAACGGCCGCGATAGAATACGCTCTTTACGCGCTAGAAATCAAAAATATAATCATCTGCGGACATAGCAACTGCGGTGGTTGCGCGGCACTTTATTATGAAAGTGAAAAGTTAGAAAAAATTCCAAATGTCAAAAAGTGGCTAAATTTGTTAGATCCTGTTAAAAAGGAAATTTCAGAAATCAAAAATTTAGAAATTTCCAAAAGAGAGTGGATAACAGAACGGCTAAATATCATAAATTCGATAAAAAATTTGCTAACTTTTCCAAATTTAGCAAATTTGCACGAAAAAGGCGAGATAAAAATTTACGGCTGGCACTATATCATCGAAACGGGCGAACTTTTTGACTACGATCACACCAGCGGACATTTTAAAATTTTAACAAAGGAAAAGGATTATGAAAAAGTTTATAATCAGCTTTTTAGCGATTATTAG
- a CDS encoding Bax inhibitor-1/YccA family protein: MALFNKDYGKDLQNIDVLGEKYENYAEYDSSRISTIIKDTYALLTASMIAAAAGAFVAMNTGISLATSPLIYLVVIFGLILGMQFAVSRGANTLALVLLFAFTFITGMTVGAIITAFVSAGAGHVVTQAFVATAVAFGALTIYAMRTKADFSSWTKPLFWTLIGVVVVSLLNVFLFKSSVLALGVSAVCAVLFSAYILFDTQKIIRGEYTSPIMAAVGMYLNIYNLFMSLLHILGVTNRD; the protein is encoded by the coding sequence ATGGCACTTTTCAACAAAGACTATGGAAAAGACCTACAAAACATCGATGTGCTAGGCGAAAAATATGAAAACTACGCCGAATATGATAGTTCGAGAATTTCAACTATCATCAAAGACACTTATGCGCTTTTGACTGCTTCTATGATAGCAGCAGCAGCGGGTGCTTTTGTAGCGATGAATACAGGCATTTCACTTGCCACTAGTCCGCTTATTTATCTAGTTGTGATTTTTGGTTTAATCCTTGGTATGCAATTTGCAGTAAGTCGTGGCGCAAACACACTAGCGCTTGTGCTACTTTTTGCATTTACATTTATCACAGGTATGACGGTTGGAGCGATAATAACAGCCTTTGTGAGCGCCGGAGCTGGTCATGTCGTAACACAAGCTTTTGTTGCCACTGCGGTTGCATTTGGCGCACTAACTATCTATGCGATGAGAACAAAGGCAGATTTTAGCTCTTGGACAAAGCCTTTGTTTTGGACGCTTATCGGCGTTGTCGTTGTTAGCCTTTTAAATGTATTTTTGTTTAAAAGCAGCGTTTTAGCTCTTGGCGTTTCAGCTGTTTGTGCTGTGCTATTTTCAGCTTACATACTTTTTGATACACAAAAAATCATCAGAGGCGAATACACATCACCTATCATGGCAGCTGTTGGTATGTATCTAAATATCTACAACCTTTTTATGTCGTTACTACACATTTTGGGTGTTACAAATAGAGATTAA
- the frr gene encoding ribosome recycling factor, giving the protein MLDQIYANQKAGGEKAMEALKKDFTTLRTGKVNINILDHITVDYYGSQTPLNQVATVLATDAVTITISPWEKPMLKTIESAIAAANIGVNPNNDGESIKLFFPPMTVEQRQENAKKAKAMGEKAKISIRNIRKDANDEIKKLEKDKAISEDEAKKGYDEVQKITDNYSAKIDDAVKAKEAELLKV; this is encoded by the coding sequence ATGTTAGATCAAATTTATGCTAACCAAAAAGCAGGTGGCGAAAAGGCTATGGAAGCCCTTAAAAAGGACTTTACAACACTACGAACAGGCAAAGTAAATATAAATATTTTAGATCATATCACGGTTGATTATTACGGAAGTCAAACCCCGCTAAACCAAGTCGCAACAGTTTTAGCAACGGATGCCGTAACAATCACCATTAGCCCATGGGAAAAACCTATGCTAAAAACGATAGAAAGCGCAATCGCTGCGGCAAATATCGGCGTAAATCCAAACAACGACGGCGAAAGCATAAAACTATTTTTCCCACCAATGACAGTCGAGCAACGACAAGAAAATGCTAAAAAAGCCAAAGCAATGGGCGAAAAAGCAAAAATTAGCATTAGAAACATCAGAAAAGACGCAAACGACGAGATTAAAAAACTAGAAAAAGATAAGGCTATCAGCGAAGATGAAGCTAAAAAAGGCTACGACGAAGTGCAAAAAATCACCGATAATTACTCAGCTAAAATCGATGACGCCGTCAAAGCAAAAGAAGCCGAACTTTTAAAGGTTTGA
- the pyrE gene encoding orotate phosphoribosyltransferase: protein MDIEKIYLENGAYLQGHFLLSSGNHSEFYLQSAKVLEYPELAGKLADELAKIIANSGIKFDSVCSPALGGILAGYELAKSSKKRFIFTERVDKIMTLRRGFEVKKGEKFIICEDIITTGGSALESAKIIESLGGEVVAYAALANRGFCAVANLGNSRKESCKLPFDKPLFTLGNFDFDIYEPGSCPLCKSGSVAVKPGSRGN from the coding sequence ATGGATATTGAAAAAATTTACCTAGAAAACGGAGCGTATCTGCAAGGGCATTTTTTGCTAAGTAGCGGAAATCACTCTGAGTTTTATCTCCAAAGCGCAAAAGTGCTAGAATACCCTGAACTTGCAGGAAAACTAGCCGACGAACTTGCTAAAATAATAGCAAATTCAGGCATTAAATTTGATAGCGTTTGCTCTCCTGCTTTGGGTGGAATTCTAGCAGGATACGAACTTGCGAAATCTTCCAAAAAAAGATTTATTTTTACCGAGCGAGTTGATAAAATTATGACTCTCCGTCGCGGTTTTGAAGTCAAAAAAGGCGAGAAATTTATCATTTGCGAAGACATTATCACAACAGGCGGATCGGCACTGGAAAGCGCTAAAATCATCGAAAGCCTAGGCGGCGAAGTGGTGGCTTACGCAGCCCTTGCAAATCGCGGATTTTGTGCGGTTGCAAATTTAGGAAATTCTCGTAAAGAAAGTTGCAAACTTCCTTTTGATAAACCGCTTTTTACGCTTGGAAATTTCGATTTTGACATTTATGAACCGGGTTCCTGTCCGCTTTGTAAATCAGGCTCAGTTGCCGTAAAACCGGGCAGTCGCGGAAACTAA
- a CDS encoding RDD family protein: protein MAKTKAGIAPIFLRIKAFIVDMFFIAMPLLYITTYLILGSKEAFQENQFAIAIVWAIYGFITSIFIAKSAQTPGYKFSQIYLIDLKTGRKISFLKAFLRFVCFILAGFSIVGLFLCFFRKDKLNLHDLLTQTAPVIKKS, encoded by the coding sequence TTGGCAAAGACAAAAGCAGGCATTGCACCGATTTTTTTACGCATAAAAGCGTTCATCGTCGATATGTTTTTCATCGCAATGCCACTTTTGTATATCACGACTTATCTCATTTTAGGCTCAAAAGAAGCCTTTCAAGAAAACCAATTCGCAATCGCAATCGTGTGGGCAATTTACGGCTTTATAACTTCCATTTTCATCGCAAAATCAGCCCAAACTCCGGGATATAAATTTTCGCAAATTTATCTAATAGATCTAAAAACAGGGCGAAAAATCAGCTTTTTAAAGGCATTTTTACGCTTTGTTTGTTTTATTTTAGCAGGATTTAGCATTGTGGGATTATTTTTATGTTTTTTCCGCAAAGACAAGCTAAATTTACACGATCTACTCACACAAACTGCACCTGTAATCAAAAAATCATAG
- the tpx gene encoding thiol peroxidase, producing MVTVTVGGNTVNLSGTELKVGDNAPVVEVVGKDLGTIKVGGKSDKIQILAVVPSLDTGVCATETRKFNQNMAGKENVALSVISMDLPFAMGRFCSTEGIENISVASDFRNKDFGKAYGVLMSDGKLAGLLARAIFVIDTDGKIIHKEIVSEVSSEPNYDAIKQALGGSCGCACSCNS from the coding sequence ATGGTAACTGTAACAGTCGGTGGAAATACCGTAAATTTGAGCGGAACAGAACTAAAAGTTGGCGATAATGCCCCTGTGGTTGAAGTTGTGGGAAAAGATTTAGGCACTATTAAAGTAGGCGGAAAAAGCGATAAAATTCAAATTTTAGCCGTAGTTCCATCTCTTGATACCGGCGTTTGCGCAACAGAAACTCGCAAATTTAACCAAAATATGGCAGGAAAAGAAAATGTCGCACTAAGCGTGATTTCTATGGATTTGCCGTTTGCTATGGGTAGATTTTGTTCAACAGAAGGTATCGAAAACATAAGCGTTGCAAGTGATTTTAGAAATAAAGACTTCGGCAAGGCTTACGGCGTTTTGATGAGCGATGGAAAACTAGCAGGGCTTTTAGCAAGAGCGATTTTTGTTATCGATACAGACGGAAAGATTATCCACAAAGAAATCGTTAGCGAAGTAAGTTCAGAGCCAAACTATGACGCTATCAAACAAGCACTCGGCGGAAGTTGCGGTTGTGCATGTAGTTGCAACTCGTAA
- a CDS encoding SLC13 family permease: MAIAAVLSFGLYAILPFEPNPSKGLALLLFIAIMWLTEAVHITITALMVPILGVLIGVGKVTDGKFTPMTIKSAMATFADPTIYVFFGGFALAAALHVQKLDRKLAMWLISKAGGRLGVSAILICIATAFLSMWVSNTATAAIMLPLALGICSNMDEKDRGTKLFLLIGIAYSASIGGLGTLVGSPPNMIAAKELDFSFFDWFKVGLPIMLILFPTMLAVMYFAFKPNLNYKIEMKIEQIPWNRDRVFTTIVFCITAFLWIFSKPLNGVLTDMGVPFRLSDAWIAIAAAISVVVGGLATWKEVSDNTEWGVLLLFGGGLTLSAILGQTGASFVLGNAVASVIGGLPKIVVIFCVALFIIGTTEFTSNTASAALLVPVFAAIADSLGMPKETLVIIIGIGASCAFIMPVATPPNALVFGTGEIKQRDLRRSGLRLAPCAAIILTLYTYIFFA, translated from the coding sequence ATGGCGATTGCGGCGGTTTTGTCGTTTGGTTTGTATGCGATTTTGCCGTTTGAACCAAATCCAAGCAAGGGTTTAGCGTTGTTGCTATTTATTGCCATTATGTGGCTAACTGAGGCTGTGCATATTACGATTACTGCGTTGATGGTGCCAATTCTTGGCGTTTTAATCGGAGTTGGTAAGGTAACTGATGGCAAATTTACGCCAATGACAATAAAATCGGCCATGGCGACATTTGCAGATCCTACGATTTATGTATTTTTTGGCGGTTTTGCACTAGCGGCAGCTCTTCATGTTCAAAAACTAGATCGCAAACTTGCAATGTGGCTAATCTCAAAAGCAGGTGGCAGACTTGGCGTTTCTGCGATTTTAATCTGTATCGCAACTGCGTTTTTGTCAATGTGGGTTTCAAATACCGCAACTGCTGCGATTATGCTTCCTTTGGCTTTGGGAATTTGTTCAAATATGGACGAAAAAGATAGAGGCACAAAACTATTTTTGCTAATCGGAATTGCATATTCTGCTAGTATCGGCGGGCTTGGAACGCTAGTTGGCTCACCGCCAAATATGATTGCTGCAAAAGAGCTTGATTTTAGCTTTTTTGACTGGTTCAAAGTTGGTTTGCCGATAATGTTGATTTTATTTCCAACAATGCTTGCTGTTATGTATTTTGCGTTTAAACCAAATTTAAACTATAAAATCGAAATGAAAATCGAGCAAATTCCTTGGAATAGAGATAGGGTTTTTACTACAATAGTATTTTGCATAACTGCATTTTTGTGGATATTCTCAAAACCGTTAAACGGCGTTTTAACAGATATGGGTGTACCATTTAGACTAAGTGATGCTTGGATTGCTATTGCTGCTGCCATTAGCGTTGTAGTAGGAGGACTTGCAACTTGGAAGGAAGTTTCAGATAATACCGAGTGGGGCGTATTGTTGCTATTTGGCGGCGGTTTAACTCTAAGTGCGATTTTGGGTCAAACAGGAGCTTCATTTGTGCTAGGAAATGCCGTTGCTAGCGTTATTGGTGGCTTACCAAAAATCGTTGTAATCTTCTGCGTTGCTCTATTTATCATCGGAACGACTGAATTTACAAGCAATACTGCCAGTGCCGCGCTTTTGGTGCCTGTTTTTGCGGCGATTGCAGATTCTCTTGGAATGCCAAAAGAAACGCTTGTTATCATTATCGGAATTGGAGCAAGTTGTGCATTTATTATGCCGGTTGCAACTCCGCCAAATGCACTTGTATTTGGAACGGGCGAGATAAAACAAAGAGATCTTAGAAGATCAGGTCTTCGCCTAGCACCTTGCGCAGCGATTATTTTAACACTTTATACTTACATATTCTTTGCATAA
- a CDS encoding DUF945 family protein: protein MKKILAVVVVLVLLGLGATYFLGGGVQNEVENFITQNSEFEVKKSEFNRGFGASEGVVEGLVKKEKIYAVIDENVEKFLMGEEKEIVSEIKNEIKSYFKDDFEFRYDYEVNHSILGVANGFESKGKVTILTPSYAKISNELFNTATPLEINSKVGVSGSEILANLADLKSDKFAFSGISLLSNLNTNNELKDVKFMLEDGEFKLSDLGKELGIKESKMAFGGVDYAIKFANPESLANLSNDLIPMGNYEYDISAKNFGIIADNSNLFMLKDISSIGKSEIGSEFGILNDKSKIGSFELYGTEIKNINSDINFQIDKNFIEYIAKNGVNFKELGKEETEKIMAEIFKKGMKISLNNLSLENTKSDKLSLKSDFDMSNFVGGEKIFDNINFKGSFVSSASASEFLSAYPHLALFGILVESQLKEFAKPQGDGFIIDFSLDPKTKEFIVGDKRIPSPLNEYNDDKIVALSVGDFMAMRNDLFAYHLSQGRFAQSFDKMTNVKFEAISANSVHLLTKNKKCIKISIFEKTDEKEAYIKFEKGDDEEAQICQKIYESETIKSNLEQSEVEVF, encoded by the coding sequence ATGAAAAAAATTCTTGCCGTTGTGGTTGTTTTGGTTTTATTAGGTCTTGGTGCGACATATTTTTTGGGCGGTGGCGTGCAAAATGAAGTCGAAAATTTTATCACTCAAAATAGCGAATTTGAAGTTAAAAAAAGCGAATTTAATCGCGGTTTTGGTGCGTCAGAGGGCGTAGTTGAGGGCTTGGTAAAAAAAGAAAAAATTTATGCTGTAATTGACGAAAATGTGGAAAAATTTTTAATGGGCGAAGAAAAAGAGATTGTAAGCGAAATAAAAAACGAAATCAAAAGCTATTTTAAAGACGACTTTGAATTTAGATATGATTATGAAGTAAATCACTCTATTTTGGGCGTTGCAAACGGATTTGAAAGCAAAGGAAAAGTTACGATTTTAACGCCAAGTTATGCAAAAATTTCAAACGAGCTTTTTAATACTGCCACGCCGTTAGAAATAAATTCAAAAGTAGGCGTAAGTGGAAGTGAAATTTTAGCAAATTTAGCCGATTTAAAAAGCGATAAATTCGCATTTAGCGGCATTTCACTTTTATCAAATTTAAATACTAACAACGAACTAAAAGATGTCAAATTTATGCTAGAAGATGGCGAATTTAAGCTTAGTGATTTAGGCAAAGAATTAGGTATAAAAGAGAGTAAAATGGCATTTGGCGGGGTGGATTACGCAATCAAATTTGCAAATCCTGAGAGTTTGGCAAATTTAAGCAATGATTTAATTCCTATGGGAAATTACGAATATGATATTAGCGCAAAAAACTTTGGCATAATCGCAGATAACAGCAATCTTTTTATGTTAAAAGATATTTCAAGTATCGGTAAAAGCGAGATTGGTAGCGAATTTGGCATTTTAAATGACAAGAGCAAAATCGGCTCATTTGAGCTTTACGGCACCGAGATAAAAAATATAAATTCAGATATAAATTTTCAAATCGATAAAAATTTTATCGAGTATATTGCCAAAAACGGCGTGAATTTTAAAGAATTAGGCAAGGAAGAAACTGAAAAAATCATGGCTGAGATTTTCAAAAAAGGTATGAAAATTTCGCTAAATAACCTTAGCCTAGAAAATACAAAAAGCGATAAATTATCGCTAAAATCGGATTTTGATATGAGTAATTTTGTAGGCGGAGAGAAAATTTTTGATAACATAAATTTTAAAGGTTCGTTCGTTTCTAGCGCAAGTGCGAGTGAATTTTTAAGTGCTTATCCGCATTTGGCACTTTTTGGAATTTTGGTAGAATCTCAGCTTAAAGAATTTGCAAAACCGCAAGGCGATGGATTTATTATAGATTTTTCGCTAGATCCAAAAACAAAAGAATTTATCGTTGGAGATAAGCGAATTCCTTCGCCGTTAAATGAATACAACGACGATAAAATCGTAGCTCTTAGCGTAGGCGATTTTATGGCGATGAGAAATGATTTGTTTGCGTATCATCTCTCACAAGGCAGATTTGCCCAAAGTTTTGATAAGATGACAAATGTTAAATTTGAAGCGATTTCAGCGAATTCGGTGCATTTATTGACCAAAAATAAAAAGTGCATAAAAATTTCGATTTTTGAAAAAACAGATGAAAAAGAGGCGTATATAAAATTTGAAAAAGGCGACGACGAAGAAGCGCAAATTTGCCAAAAAATTTATGAAAGCGAAACTATAAAATCCAATTTAGAACAATCCGAAGTAGAAGTTTTTTAA